A DNA window from Argopecten irradians isolate NY chromosome 10, Ai_NY, whole genome shotgun sequence contains the following coding sequences:
- the LOC138333670 gene encoding aquaporin-9-like isoform X1: MSSLKKLTKLQNPLAREIVAEYIGTFILVTFAIGSGAQYVLSRQEYSSFLTVNFAGGMGLTLGIYFSGGVSGGSLNPAVTLALCLRGIVPWYKWPFYSVAELAGAFTAAAVQFGIYYDAINHYDSGYRQTTGVNATAGIFATYPQEFVSTTSTFFDQVFGTFLLISCILAITDKRNMLPNLGLLPIALGSIVFAIGTSFGFNCGYAINPARDLGPRIFTAIAGYGTEPFSFRNYNWFWVPIVGPMVGSFLGWVVYYFTIEHHWPPEDEDSLNEDDTTCDLDRVVNEKNPDGYSNNGYSKDGFENGIFSSPASTKM, encoded by the exons ACATTCGCCATCGGATCTGGTGCACAGTATGTTCTCAGTCGACAGGAATACAGCAGTTTCCTCACGGTTAACTTTGCTGGGGGGATGGGTCTGACACTGGGTATCTACTTCTCTGGAGGTGTCTCAG GAGGTTCCCTTAACCCGGCCGTGACGTTAGCACTTTGTCTGAGAGGCATCGTGCCTTGGTATAAATGGCCATTTTACTCTGTAGCAGAATTGGCTGGAGCATTCACGGCGGCTGCCGTACAATTTGGTATATACTATG ACGCCATCAATCATTATGACTCCGGATATCGCCAAACAACAGGAGTAAACGCAACAGCTGGAATATTTGCTACATATCCTCAGGAATTCGTGTCTACGACAAGTACATTTTTCGACCAG GTGTTTGGAACGTTCCTTTTGATCAGCTGTATTCTGGCTATAACAGACAAGCGCAACATGCTCCCAAATTTAGGACTTCTGCCAATTGCGTTAGGTTCTATCGTGTTTGCCATTGGTACATCGTTTGGTTTCAATTGTGGTTATGCTATTAATCCAGCCAGAGATCTCGGCCCTAGAATCTTTACAGCCATTGCGGGATATGGAACAGAGCCGTTCAG TTTTAGGAATTATAACTGGTTTTGGGTGCCCATAGTTGGTCCCATGGTGGGATCGTTCCTAGGCTGGGTAGTTTACTATTTTACAATTGAACACCATTGGCCTCCGGAAGATGAGGATAGTTTAAATGAAGACGACACTACATGTGACCTTGACCGTGTTGTAAATGAAAAGAACCCGGATGGATACAGCAACAACGGATACAGCAAAG ACGGTTTCGAGAACGGAATATTTTCTTCTCCGGCTTCTACAAAGATGTAG
- the LOC138333670 gene encoding aquaporin-9-like isoform X2 codes for MSSLKKLTKLQNPLAREIVAEYIGTFILVTFAIGSGAQYVLSRQEYSSFLTVNFAGGMGLTLGIYFSGGVSGGSLNPAVTLALCLRGIVPWYKWPFYSVAELAGAFTAAAVQFGIYYDAINHYDSGYRQTTGVNATAGIFATYPQEFVSTTSTFFDQVFGTFLLISCILAITDKRNMLPNLGLLPIALGSIVFAIGTSFGFNCGYAINPARDLGPRIFTAIAGYGTEPFSFRNYNWFWVPIVGPMVGSFLGWVVYYFTIEHHWPPEDEDSLNEDDTTCDLDRVVNEKNPDGYSNNGYSKVKTSSPKHI; via the exons ACATTCGCCATCGGATCTGGTGCACAGTATGTTCTCAGTCGACAGGAATACAGCAGTTTCCTCACGGTTAACTTTGCTGGGGGGATGGGTCTGACACTGGGTATCTACTTCTCTGGAGGTGTCTCAG GAGGTTCCCTTAACCCGGCCGTGACGTTAGCACTTTGTCTGAGAGGCATCGTGCCTTGGTATAAATGGCCATTTTACTCTGTAGCAGAATTGGCTGGAGCATTCACGGCGGCTGCCGTACAATTTGGTATATACTATG ACGCCATCAATCATTATGACTCCGGATATCGCCAAACAACAGGAGTAAACGCAACAGCTGGAATATTTGCTACATATCCTCAGGAATTCGTGTCTACGACAAGTACATTTTTCGACCAG GTGTTTGGAACGTTCCTTTTGATCAGCTGTATTCTGGCTATAACAGACAAGCGCAACATGCTCCCAAATTTAGGACTTCTGCCAATTGCGTTAGGTTCTATCGTGTTTGCCATTGGTACATCGTTTGGTTTCAATTGTGGTTATGCTATTAATCCAGCCAGAGATCTCGGCCCTAGAATCTTTACAGCCATTGCGGGATATGGAACAGAGCCGTTCAG TTTTAGGAATTATAACTGGTTTTGGGTGCCCATAGTTGGTCCCATGGTGGGATCGTTCCTAGGCTGGGTAGTTTACTATTTTACAATTGAACACCATTGGCCTCCGGAAGATGAGGATAGTTTAAATGAAGACGACACTACATGTGACCTTGACCGTGTTGTAAATGAAAAGAACCCGGATGGATACAGCAACAACGGATACAGCAAAG tgaagACAAGTTCACCGAAGCATATTTGA